In Curtobacterium sp. L6-1, a genomic segment contains:
- a CDS encoding FtsX-like permease family protein translates to MAGSVPGTLVVGGLQTPDVRGLALLSIAGTTAAFALIAVLVVVSAVVRLTAALLVRTYGLWQLAGVTPRGVRWTMLLQTALVSTTGAVAGAAAAAVVVPPAVSAALLDSNGLADVRVAASWVEAIVVVVVTAGAAVVAGASGSRRAAATSPSAVLRNAPVGRRSVAVRATVVVLLVALAGSMLAGLPASVPDGAAPALLIGPVLVAAVAVLGRTVGAPAVRLWTALVPASTSVAFGLARAAVRWSSSRSDTTLAALLVAVGLPAGLVGGQRTAASAVGADAPGGVGATVLVLSAPVLLAAIGAAATAAMAARDRARERDQLRAVGASPGLPVGVAALEGLILGVTGTLIAAAVVGVAVTAEWAVLVGGHPGARPVFPVVLLGAVGVFSTALVVVSSVLPALPARRRRVPVRA, encoded by the coding sequence GTGGCCGGATCCGTCCCGGGCACGCTCGTCGTGGGCGGGCTGCAGACACCGGACGTGCGGGGCCTCGCGTTGCTGTCCATCGCAGGCACGACGGCGGCGTTCGCACTCATCGCCGTCCTGGTGGTCGTCTCGGCGGTCGTCCGGCTCACAGCGGCGCTCCTCGTCCGGACGTACGGCCTCTGGCAACTCGCTGGCGTCACGCCTCGCGGCGTCCGGTGGACGATGCTCCTGCAGACGGCCCTGGTGTCGACGACCGGCGCGGTGGCAGGCGCAGCCGCCGCAGCGGTCGTCGTGCCGCCGGCGGTGTCCGCGGCACTCCTCGACTCGAACGGGCTCGCGGACGTCCGAGTGGCGGCGTCCTGGGTCGAAGCAATCGTCGTCGTCGTGGTCACGGCTGGAGCAGCGGTCGTCGCCGGTGCATCAGGGAGCAGGCGTGCAGCAGCCACCTCGCCGTCGGCGGTGCTCCGGAACGCGCCGGTGGGCCGCCGGTCGGTCGCCGTGCGAGCGACGGTCGTCGTCCTGCTCGTGGCGCTCGCCGGGAGCATGCTCGCCGGGCTGCCTGCGTCGGTGCCAGACGGAGCCGCGCCCGCGCTCCTGATCGGCCCGGTGCTGGTCGCGGCGGTCGCCGTGCTGGGCCGGACCGTCGGCGCACCCGCCGTGCGGCTCTGGACCGCGCTCGTGCCTGCCAGCACTTCTGTGGCCTTCGGGCTGGCGCGCGCGGCGGTGCGCTGGTCGTCGTCCCGGAGCGACACGACGCTCGCCGCTCTGCTGGTGGCGGTCGGACTGCCGGCGGGACTGGTCGGCGGGCAGCGGACCGCGGCGAGTGCCGTCGGTGCCGACGCGCCCGGCGGAGTCGGGGCGACGGTGCTCGTCCTCAGCGCCCCGGTGCTCCTGGCGGCGATCGGGGCAGCGGCCACCGCGGCGATGGCCGCTCGGGACCGTGCCCGGGAACGCGATCAGCTCAGGGCTGTCGGCGCCTCGCCCGGCCTGCCGGTCGGGGTCGCGGCGCTCGAGGGGCTCATCCTCGGGGTCACTGGGACGCTGATCGCCGCGGCGGTGGTCGGCGTCGCGGTCACCGCAGAGTGGGCGGTGCTCGTCGGCGGGCACCCCGGTGCGCGGCCGGTCTTCCCCGTCGTGCTGCTCGGTGCCGTGGGCGTGTTCTCGACGGCGCTCGTGGTCGTCTCCTCGGTGCTGCCGGCGCTCCCCGCCCGTCGTCGTCGCGTTCCTGTCCGGGCGTGA
- a CDS encoding ABC transporter ATP-binding protein, whose translation MQPDPDQQPIVRARDIEHAYPTHAGVGRAVLRGVSLQVRRGEMLAIVGPSGSGKSTLLACLSGLETPVRGVVELDGVDLRGLSRQRSARYRRGRVGFVFQTYNLLPALTARENVALPARLAKRPADRRTVDAALDAVGLLDVADQRPDAMSGGQQQRVAIARTFVARPEVVFADEPTGALDTVAGARVLDLLRGTAAGDRSVVMVTHDLAAAARADRALVLRDGLVHAELVRPDVDGLFTAVEHAAALT comes from the coding sequence GTGCAGCCAGACCCCGACCAGCAGCCGATCGTGCGAGCTCGCGACATCGAGCACGCCTACCCGACACACGCGGGAGTGGGACGTGCGGTCCTGCGCGGGGTGTCCCTGCAGGTGCGGCGTGGGGAGATGCTCGCCATCGTGGGGCCGAGCGGCTCCGGGAAGAGCACGCTCCTCGCCTGCCTGTCCGGGCTCGAGACGCCGGTGCGCGGCGTGGTCGAGCTCGACGGCGTCGACCTGCGCGGGCTCTCGCGGCAACGTTCCGCCCGGTACCGCCGTGGACGGGTCGGGTTCGTCTTCCAGACGTACAACCTGTTGCCCGCCTTGACCGCTCGGGAGAACGTCGCGTTGCCTGCACGCCTGGCGAAGCGCCCAGCGGACCGGCGGACGGTCGACGCCGCACTCGATGCCGTGGGACTACTCGACGTGGCGGACCAGCGGCCTGACGCGATGTCCGGAGGGCAACAGCAGCGGGTCGCGATCGCCCGCACGTTCGTCGCCCGTCCGGAGGTCGTCTTCGCTGACGAACCGACGGGGGCGCTCGACACCGTCGCGGGTGCACGGGTGCTCGACCTGCTGCGTGGGACCGCGGCCGGCGATCGGTCCGTCGTCATGGTCACGCACGACCTCGCGGCAGCGGCTCGTGCCGACCGTGCCCTGGTCCTGCGCGACGGTCTCGTGCACGCGGAGCTGGTCCGTCCGGACGTGGACGGCCTGTTCACGGCGGTCGAGCACGCGGCGGCCCTGACGTGA
- a CDS encoding helix-turn-helix domain-containing protein, whose amino-acid sequence MSGRTDGAVLRRLRVEVGLTLADLASRAEVGVRTIGDIERGVARRPQRATLEAIATALGAGPTDRNALLAIGRRQSSSTSAAPDVVDDFTGREHELRRILDRLGDDHTTVVVVSGGPGVGKSTLAAEALRVRGSRWLHVDLGGQSASPLSPLDVVRRLVSIATDGTEDAPTEFDAAASRWRALRDEHGHAVLLDDAADEAQVRPVLEASGPAAPVIVTARRLLAGLDAGLRVTVTPFEQQDGLALLERIVPDAAGHPSLSALAERCAGVPLALRIAGSRVAAPGADLDGFLRAIVTEEQRLAALHHGDRSVEAAFAVSYRALPASTARVFRSLAVIDGTTFDAWTGGAALGLGAETAEDALEDLVDLGLVEPRGGNRYRVHDLLRAFAGVQLVTEDGATARDARRSRLHSAVLGRLADAAGRFAPGAPSTNGADAPDAARRWIVGQVDHWWPAFRALVDAGDHTAVARTASELQWFSNLWPAWGHWCELFGDAVEAARRLDDRAAESRLLGLQTWAALMERGDRDGALELATAGLAAADTVDDDLLRANAEYHIAWAYLALRQPLLALPHIESAIDGNTRAGDDAALVQCRSMAGAALHLLGRHDEAIVAFRGVLDDLDRAPQGDPGMAFTRVVALEEIAKSANALGRWAEARDAADTGLAIAAGMPWDTGAARALRQRAEALLGSGSVAEALADAERAVALVDADRADAQALAVLGELRELVAQARRTTAAAPDPSTRAVDVAAQGVPGGGRQGTPEAD is encoded by the coding sequence GTGTCCGGACGAACCGACGGAGCGGTCCTCCGGCGCCTGCGCGTTGAGGTCGGCCTGACCCTCGCGGACCTCGCGAGCCGGGCCGAGGTCGGCGTCCGGACGATCGGTGACATCGAGCGCGGCGTGGCACGTCGCCCGCAGCGCGCCACGCTCGAGGCGATCGCGACGGCACTGGGAGCCGGTCCCACCGACCGGAACGCGCTCCTCGCCATCGGTCGGCGGCAGTCGTCGTCGACGTCCGCCGCGCCGGACGTCGTCGACGACTTCACCGGCCGTGAGCACGAGCTGCGCCGGATCCTCGACCGACTCGGCGACGACCACACCACGGTCGTCGTCGTGTCGGGCGGCCCCGGCGTGGGGAAGAGCACCCTGGCGGCGGAAGCGCTCCGCGTGCGCGGCAGCAGGTGGCTGCACGTGGACCTCGGCGGGCAGTCCGCGTCGCCCCTGTCCCCGCTCGACGTGGTCCGACGACTCGTCTCGATAGCCACGGACGGAACGGAGGACGCACCGACGGAGTTCGACGCGGCAGCGTCTCGGTGGCGGGCGCTCCGTGACGAGCACGGTCACGCGGTGCTGCTCGACGACGCAGCGGACGAGGCGCAGGTCCGACCGGTACTGGAGGCGAGCGGCCCAGCGGCCCCGGTCATCGTCACCGCACGGAGGTTGCTGGCCGGCCTCGACGCCGGGCTCCGCGTGACGGTGACGCCCTTCGAGCAACAGGACGGCCTCGCCCTGCTCGAGCGCATCGTCCCCGATGCCGCGGGACACCCTTCACTGTCCGCCCTCGCCGAGCGATGCGCGGGAGTCCCGCTGGCGTTGCGGATCGCCGGCAGTCGAGTGGCCGCCCCGGGAGCGGACCTCGACGGTTTCCTCCGTGCGATCGTCACCGAGGAGCAGCGGCTCGCGGCGCTCCACCACGGCGACCGCTCGGTCGAGGCGGCCTTCGCCGTCTCCTACCGGGCACTGCCCGCGTCGACCGCGCGCGTGTTCCGGTCCCTCGCGGTGATCGACGGTACGACCTTCGACGCGTGGACCGGCGGTGCAGCGCTCGGACTCGGAGCGGAAACGGCGGAGGACGCACTCGAGGACCTCGTCGACCTCGGTCTCGTCGAGCCCCGCGGCGGGAACCGGTACCGCGTGCACGACCTGCTGCGTGCGTTCGCCGGCGTGCAGCTCGTGACGGAGGACGGAGCGACGGCACGAGACGCCCGTCGCTCCCGGCTGCACAGTGCGGTGCTCGGCAGGTTGGCCGATGCCGCCGGTCGTTTCGCTCCGGGCGCGCCATCGACGAACGGAGCAGACGCCCCGGACGCGGCGCGGAGGTGGATCGTCGGGCAGGTCGATCACTGGTGGCCGGCGTTCCGGGCGCTCGTCGATGCGGGGGACCACACCGCCGTCGCTCGCACGGCCAGCGAGCTGCAGTGGTTCTCGAACCTGTGGCCGGCGTGGGGTCACTGGTGCGAGCTCTTCGGTGACGCGGTGGAGGCCGCCCGACGCCTCGACGACAGGGCAGCCGAGTCCCGCCTCCTCGGCCTCCAGACCTGGGCGGCGCTCATGGAGCGGGGCGATCGGGACGGAGCGCTGGAACTCGCCACCGCCGGGCTCGCCGCAGCGGACACCGTCGATGACGACCTGTTGCGCGCGAACGCCGAGTACCACATCGCGTGGGCGTACCTCGCACTCCGGCAACCGCTGCTCGCCCTGCCGCACATCGAGTCGGCCATCGACGGGAACACCCGGGCCGGCGACGACGCCGCGCTCGTCCAGTGCCGGTCGATGGCCGGCGCGGCGCTGCACCTGCTCGGCCGCCACGACGAGGCGATCGTCGCGTTCCGTGGGGTCCTCGACGACCTGGACCGGGCGCCGCAGGGCGACCCCGGGATGGCCTTCACCCGCGTGGTGGCGCTCGAGGAGATCGCGAAGTCGGCGAACGCTCTCGGGAGGTGGGCCGAAGCGCGCGACGCCGCGGACACCGGGCTCGCCATCGCGGCGGGGATGCCCTGGGACACCGGTGCCGCCCGCGCCCTGCGGCAGCGTGCCGAGGCGCTGCTCGGGTCCGGCTCCGTCGCGGAGGCCCTGGCCGACGCCGAGCGGGCGGTCGCGCTGGTCGACGCGGACCGTGCCGACGCGCAGGCGCTCGCCGTCCTCGGCGAACTCCGTGAGCTGGTCGCGCAAGCACGTAGGACGACGGCCGCCGCACCGGACCCGTCGACGCGTGCAGTCGACGTGGCAGCGCAGGGTGTCCCCGGCGGGGGCAGGCAGGGCACGCCCGAGGCTGATTAG
- a CDS encoding helix-turn-helix domain-containing protein — translation MPTTGTPLGEYLRARRALVQPTDVGIVSLTSRRVLGLRRDEVAQRAGISQEYYLRLEQGRDRQPSDQVLHALGRALRLDPAAVDHMRRLVRIQTGGLPTDAPAPPGSVLAALAGLLDQWTGTPAYIMDGNQDVLVVNPLARAMTGGGLRPGVNLPLAVFSPSARVTMQDWPQAAERTAATLRYGSDPRDRRLQEIVGTLSVRDAEFRRLWARHDARPYLNGAIDQEVHGHGLVTLRCQTLEVPGPRRHVLTAFHAPVGSPAAEVLAALRDDVTVRRTVTV, via the coding sequence ATGCCGACCACCGGGACACCGCTGGGTGAGTACCTCCGTGCTCGTCGAGCCCTCGTGCAGCCGACCGACGTCGGGATCGTCTCGCTGACGTCGCGTCGTGTCCTGGGCCTCCGTCGCGACGAGGTGGCGCAGCGCGCCGGGATCAGCCAGGAGTACTACCTGCGCCTCGAGCAGGGGCGGGACCGCCAGCCGTCGGACCAGGTGCTGCACGCACTCGGCCGCGCACTGCGGTTGGACCCGGCCGCGGTCGACCACATGCGCCGCCTGGTGCGCATCCAGACCGGTGGACTCCCTACCGACGCCCCCGCGCCTCCCGGGTCGGTCCTCGCAGCGTTGGCCGGCCTGCTCGACCAGTGGACCGGCACCCCGGCCTACATCATGGACGGCAACCAGGACGTGCTCGTCGTGAACCCGCTCGCACGGGCGATGACGGGTGGCGGCCTGCGTCCCGGGGTGAACCTGCCCCTCGCCGTGTTCTCGCCGTCCGCCCGGGTCACGATGCAGGACTGGCCGCAGGCAGCTGAACGTACGGCCGCCACGCTGCGGTACGGGAGCGACCCGCGGGACCGCCGCCTGCAGGAGATCGTGGGCACCCTGTCGGTCCGTGACGCGGAATTCCGACGTCTCTGGGCCCGGCACGACGCCCGCCCCTACCTGAACGGTGCGATCGACCAGGAGGTGCACGGGCACGGGCTCGTCACCCTGCGTTGTCAGACGCTCGAGGTGCCCGGTCCTCGGCGGCACGTGCTGACGGCCTTCCACGCTCCCGTCGGCTCGCCCGCGGCAGAGGTGCTCGCGGCGCTACGGGACGACGTGACCGTGCGGCGGACCGTGACGGTGTGA
- a CDS encoding helix-turn-helix domain-containing protein, producing MGGSELATRLRTLRLAAGMTLEALSERSGVSVRGISDIERGRSLHPQPRTIEALVSGLALDDAARRWLRAPLIASGPDGGRTDFRPARVTDFTGRGVELHRLVRLVDAASASGTAAPVRVVVVSGPPGIGKTALVTEALAHVAGEGRRVFVDLAGHGRPASTALEVLQRVLRQCEPGDPPGTLVAARARWAEIATDERVLVHLDNVSGEEQVRPVLVEGRATVVATSRRSLAGLDAERVVLDVLDAEDARVLLERVIPAEQRDDRSVAELLALCDGFPLALRVAANRIASRPATTAADLVVRLRSADRRLALLVAGDVSVAAAIAVSHDDLDPQTSAVFRTTAALDGVTFDAQVVAAALGDDPLETEERLEQLVDLGLVEQRGADRYRVHDLIRLFASDRLREDAVAEASVRARLDRWLLDQLLTAGSVFVVPGRAPFSRSGADQQAARDWIVAEVDHWWPAFQRAAADGRHETVLTLTSVLQWVANLWPDWGRWYELDLLAQDAASATGDDGAASEISGHLAWAAHIERADHRLAARHAADALAAAERSGAAHLVAWGHYHAAWAALELGEVERAEGHVRAAVAGFEADPDPVFLHQARGLLGLVLRAQGRHAESVVALRATVQGIVAGVDPVDERVRYAQALARAELATSLLAAGAADEALAVLDAGLGAVPLDTGTSLGLLLRTRAAALTELGRRHEALRDVERALEAMPARVRPARLDALQRELAMLRDDLTGPPG from the coding sequence GTGGGCGGATCGGAACTCGCAACGCGGCTCCGGACGCTGCGGCTCGCGGCCGGCATGACGCTCGAGGCGCTGTCTGAACGGTCCGGCGTGAGCGTCAGGGGCATCAGCGACATCGAGCGCGGCAGGAGCCTCCACCCCCAGCCCCGCACGATCGAGGCGTTGGTGTCGGGCCTCGCCCTCGACGACGCGGCGCGGCGCTGGCTCCGAGCACCACTGATCGCGAGCGGCCCGGACGGCGGGCGGACCGACTTCCGTCCGGCCCGCGTGACGGACTTCACCGGCCGCGGCGTCGAGCTGCACCGACTCGTCCGACTCGTGGACGCTGCCTCGGCATCCGGCACCGCAGCTCCCGTCCGGGTCGTCGTCGTGTCCGGTCCTCCCGGCATCGGGAAGACCGCGCTCGTGACCGAGGCGCTGGCCCACGTCGCCGGGGAGGGGCGTCGTGTCTTCGTCGACCTCGCGGGGCACGGTCGCCCCGCCTCGACCGCTCTGGAGGTGCTGCAGCGGGTGCTCCGTCAGTGCGAGCCCGGCGACCCGCCAGGGACGCTCGTGGCCGCTCGTGCGCGGTGGGCCGAGATCGCCACTGACGAACGCGTGCTCGTCCATCTCGACAACGTGTCGGGGGAGGAGCAGGTGCGACCTGTCCTCGTCGAGGGGCGAGCGACCGTCGTCGCCACCTCCCGCCGGTCGCTCGCCGGACTCGACGCCGAACGCGTGGTCCTCGACGTCCTCGACGCCGAGGACGCTCGCGTGCTCCTCGAACGTGTGATCCCGGCGGAACAGCGCGACGATCGTTCGGTGGCGGAACTCCTCGCCCTGTGCGACGGGTTCCCCCTCGCGCTCCGGGTCGCGGCGAACCGCATCGCGAGTCGTCCGGCGACCACTGCTGCGGACCTGGTCGTCCGGCTGCGCTCGGCCGATCGTCGGTTGGCGCTGCTCGTCGCGGGGGACGTGTCGGTGGCAGCCGCGATCGCGGTCTCCCACGACGACCTCGATCCGCAGACGTCCGCGGTGTTCCGCACGACCGCCGCACTCGACGGGGTCACCTTCGACGCGCAGGTGGTCGCGGCAGCGCTCGGGGACGACCCGCTCGAGACCGAGGAACGGCTGGAACAGCTCGTCGACCTCGGTCTCGTCGAACAACGCGGTGCCGACCGGTACCGCGTGCACGACTTGATCCGGCTGTTCGCGTCCGACCGCCTGCGAGAGGACGCGGTCGCCGAGGCCTCCGTCCGTGCTCGCCTGGACCGGTGGCTGCTCGACCAGTTGCTCACGGCCGGGTCGGTGTTCGTCGTCCCCGGGCGAGCCCCGTTCTCACGGTCGGGTGCCGACCAGCAGGCGGCGCGGGACTGGATCGTCGCAGAGGTCGACCACTGGTGGCCGGCGTTCCAGCGCGCGGCGGCCGACGGACGACACGAGACCGTGCTCACCCTGACGAGCGTGCTGCAGTGGGTCGCGAACCTCTGGCCCGACTGGGGCAGGTGGTACGAGCTGGACCTCCTCGCGCAGGACGCAGCGAGTGCGACCGGGGACGACGGTGCTGCTTCCGAGATCAGCGGGCACCTGGCGTGGGCGGCTCACATCGAGCGGGCCGATCACCGTCTCGCTGCGCGGCACGCGGCGGATGCCCTGGCTGCGGCCGAGCGTTCCGGCGCGGCGCACCTGGTTGCCTGGGGGCACTACCACGCTGCGTGGGCTGCGCTGGAGCTCGGGGAGGTGGAACGTGCCGAGGGCCACGTGCGGGCTGCAGTCGCGGGCTTCGAGGCCGACCCGGACCCGGTCTTCCTCCACCAGGCGCGCGGCCTCCTCGGCCTCGTGCTCCGGGCGCAGGGGCGGCACGCCGAGTCGGTCGTCGCGCTCCGTGCAACGGTGCAGGGCATCGTCGCCGGCGTCGACCCCGTGGACGAGCGCGTCCGCTACGCCCAGGCCCTCGCACGTGCCGAACTCGCCACGTCGCTCCTCGCGGCGGGAGCCGCCGATGAAGCGCTCGCCGTCCTCGATGCGGGGCTCGGCGCGGTCCCACTCGACACCGGGACGTCGCTCGGGCTGCTGCTGCGCACACGGGCGGCGGCCCTGACGGAGCTCGGGCGACGGCACGAGGCACTCCGCGACGTCGAACGCGCCCTGGAGGCGATGCCGGCGCGGGTCCGTCCCGCACGCCTGGACGCCCTGCAGCGCGAGCTCGCCATGCTGCGCGACGACCTCACGGGGCCGCCCGGGTGA
- a CDS encoding MBL fold metallo-hydrolase: MHSPPVRRAHVTVTARFEQTPSEVWSRFVDFSDAHVGPGGWSEVLVPDESRWVRRASADLGVVEERRGDSIDGVLAYRARVPGGSAQDDLDAVVRVSQDGHGSLVTWSTEGLARRSAADREQVGRWLAERLQSAGGRVLPPLTMDVWLGSSRPIARTGLDGTGPATWSPTTATLIAGERDAVLVDALMTVDEADDLVAWIRRTGKRLRAVVVTQGQADHFFGLGQVLRAFPGAVATAVADVAEQAQAHTRPALRSRWETLFPGRLPPTVTAPTPAPAGVIDLEGHALQLFDLGEVGGRPASVVSVRDLDTLVGGDLVYNRVHPWLVGTDRASRRRWWRSLDVVEALRPSWVVAGHRHPEAVSDAAGPQVADLRRYLEDVEMALGTCADPQSFVATMTDRWPDHGNRSTLEASAVALFAPARTIVPAQFPDLLPGGPIQAGGDEDALD, from the coding sequence GTGCACAGTCCACCGGTACGACGCGCGCACGTCACCGTCACCGCTCGCTTCGAGCAGACGCCGAGCGAGGTGTGGTCGCGGTTCGTTGACTTCTCCGACGCACATGTCGGCCCCGGCGGGTGGTCGGAGGTCCTCGTGCCCGACGAGAGCCGTTGGGTCCGCCGTGCGTCGGCGGACCTCGGCGTGGTCGAAGAACGGCGCGGCGACAGCATCGACGGCGTCCTGGCGTACCGTGCGCGGGTTCCTGGCGGGTCGGCCCAGGACGACCTCGACGCCGTCGTCCGGGTGTCGCAGGACGGGCACGGCAGCCTCGTCACGTGGAGCACCGAGGGCCTCGCGCGCCGATCGGCGGCGGACCGGGAGCAGGTCGGGCGATGGCTCGCGGAACGCCTGCAGTCAGCTGGCGGCCGGGTGCTGCCGCCGCTCACGATGGACGTCTGGCTCGGGAGCTCCCGTCCGATCGCGCGGACCGGTCTCGACGGGACCGGACCTGCCACGTGGTCGCCGACGACCGCGACGCTCATCGCCGGCGAACGCGACGCGGTCCTGGTCGACGCGCTCATGACGGTCGACGAGGCCGACGACCTCGTCGCGTGGATCCGGAGGACCGGCAAGCGCCTCCGCGCGGTCGTCGTGACGCAGGGCCAGGCGGACCACTTCTTCGGGCTCGGGCAGGTGCTCCGGGCGTTCCCGGGAGCCGTCGCGACCGCGGTCGCCGACGTGGCCGAGCAGGCACAGGCGCACACCCGCCCGGCGTTGCGATCGCGGTGGGAGACGTTGTTCCCCGGACGTCTGCCGCCGACGGTCACGGCCCCGACCCCCGCCCCCGCCGGTGTCATCGACCTGGAGGGGCACGCGCTGCAGCTGTTCGACCTCGGCGAGGTCGGCGGACGTCCCGCGAGCGTCGTATCCGTCCGGGACCTCGACACCCTGGTCGGCGGTGACCTGGTGTACAACCGTGTGCACCCGTGGCTCGTCGGTACCGACCGGGCGTCACGTCGTCGGTGGTGGCGGTCGCTCGACGTCGTCGAGGCGCTGCGCCCCTCCTGGGTCGTCGCGGGCCACCGCCACCCCGAGGCGGTGTCGGACGCCGCCGGCCCCCAGGTCGCGGACCTCCGTCGCTACCTCGAGGACGTCGAGATGGCGCTCGGCACGTGCGCGGACCCACAGTCCTTCGTCGCGACCATGACGGACCGGTGGCCGGACCACGGGAACCGCTCGACGCTGGAGGCATCGGCGGTCGCGTTGTTCGCGCCCGCTCGGACGATCGTCCCCGCCCAGTTCCCCGACCTGCTCCCCGGTGGGCCGATCCAGGCGGGCGGCGACGAAGACGCCCTCGACTGA
- a CDS encoding helix-turn-helix domain-containing protein — MGTPASPLGEYLRARRAATSPEDVGVRSLTRRRVPGLRRDEVARLAGISQEYYLRLEQGRDRTPSDQVLQALGRAFRLDDAGRQHMVRLSTAQPSDIAAAEAAVSTEAMAAILDSWANTPAYIINSRHEVVLSNALARWVVPLGLEVGRSIPEVVFTYPEVRALPTWQDLADRTARRMRFYGDPYDERLHTTAARLCALDPVFRDLWERHEVDPYYDGDVRPFIDGYGQVPLRHQTFVVPNTPGYLLCAYHAVPGSASAEALAHLGRRIASETAYA; from the coding sequence GTGGGTACACCAGCGTCACCACTCGGCGAGTACCTCCGTGCACGCCGCGCTGCCACCAGCCCCGAGGACGTCGGCGTCCGGTCGCTGACGCGGCGCCGTGTCCCCGGGCTCCGCCGCGACGAGGTCGCCCGGCTCGCCGGCATCAGCCAGGAGTACTACCTCCGCCTCGAACAGGGACGCGACCGCACCCCGTCGGACCAGGTCCTCCAGGCCCTCGGGCGCGCGTTCCGCCTCGACGACGCAGGCAGGCAGCACATGGTGCGTCTGAGCACGGCGCAGCCCTCCGACATCGCCGCGGCCGAGGCAGCGGTGTCCACCGAAGCGATGGCCGCGATCCTCGACTCGTGGGCGAACACCCCCGCCTACATCATCAACTCCCGGCACGAGGTCGTGCTGTCGAACGCCCTCGCCAGGTGGGTCGTGCCCCTCGGTCTCGAGGTCGGCCGGAGCATCCCGGAGGTGGTCTTCACCTACCCGGAGGTGCGGGCACTGCCGACCTGGCAGGACCTCGCCGACCGCACAGCGCGCCGGATGCGCTTCTACGGCGACCCGTACGACGAGCGTCTCCACACGACGGCGGCCCGGCTCTGCGCGCTGGACCCGGTGTTCCGCGACCTGTGGGAGCGTCACGAGGTCGACCCGTACTACGACGGCGACGTCCGTCCGTTCATCGACGGGTACGGACAGGTCCCGCTCCGCCACCAGACCTTCGTCGTGCCGAACACCCCCGGCTACCTGCTCTGCGCGTACCACGCAGTCCCGGGATCGGCGAGCGCCGAGGCACTCGCGCACCTCGGTCGTCGCATCGCGAGCGAGACCGCGTACGCCTGA
- a CDS encoding MBL fold metallo-hydrolase, whose amino-acid sequence MTDTITIGEYTVSALVDGESHLPPSAYPGAEFSRYPQLLDASGTHRIRIGAHLVQGPTGTFLIDAGAGVMSMPFPPELATLNGLDAPPTHLAAAGSLPDSLAAVGVAPDEITKVFVTHLHLDHVGWVMHDGAPFLPNAEIHYGAEDWPTLVDGAPENDPIRPLMRAAAAAGILRPFSPASEELLPGVTATHTPGHTPGHRTIEIESQGQRIVFAGDLIELPVQLADRDVHFMTDVDRTGASAARAALFARAKAEDIVIAPAHLTAPTFGRITADDTWVDALSR is encoded by the coding sequence ATGACCGACACGATCACGATCGGTGAGTACACCGTCTCGGCTCTCGTTGACGGTGAGTCACATCTCCCGCCCTCTGCCTATCCCGGCGCGGAGTTCTCGCGGTACCCGCAACTACTCGACGCTTCGGGGACGCATCGGATCCGCATCGGTGCACACCTCGTGCAAGGACCTACGGGCACATTCCTCATCGACGCCGGCGCCGGTGTGATGTCGATGCCGTTCCCACCCGAACTCGCAACGCTCAACGGGTTGGACGCGCCTCCCACCCACCTGGCTGCAGCCGGGTCGCTCCCCGACTCCCTCGCGGCCGTCGGCGTGGCACCGGACGAGATCACGAAGGTGTTCGTCACGCACCTCCACCTCGACCACGTCGGATGGGTCATGCACGACGGTGCGCCCTTCTTGCCCAACGCGGAGATCCACTACGGCGCCGAGGACTGGCCCACACTCGTGGACGGAGCTCCTGAGAACGACCCAATCCGGCCCCTCATGCGCGCGGCGGCTGCAGCCGGGATACTCCGGCCCTTCTCGCCCGCCTCGGAGGAACTACTGCCCGGCGTCACCGCAACCCACACTCCCGGTCACACGCCGGGACACCGGACGATCGAGATCGAGTCCCAGGGGCAGCGGATCGTCTTCGCGGGCGACCTCATCGAACTCCCGGTGCAGCTCGCGGACCGTGACGTCCACTTCATGACGGATGTGGACCGGACCGGGGCCAGTGCCGCCCGTGCCGCCCTCTTCGCGCGCGCGAAGGCGGAGGACATCGTGATCGCTCCCGCGCACCTCACCGCCCCCACCTTCGGCAGGATCACCGCCGACGACACGTGGGTCGACGCCCTGTCCCGTTGA